In Blastococcus saxobsidens DD2, the genomic stretch TGTTCGGCGAGATGGACCAGGCCCGGTGCACGTCTTCGCGTACGGTCATCTCGAAGTCGAGGGGACGCAGGTCGCGCGGATGCGCCAGTGTTCCGTGGGCGTCGGGTACCAAGGCTCGTCCCGCGGCCAGGCGAGGGATGTTCTGGGTGAGGTGCTCGTCGCCGAAGCCTCGGAGCTCGCGGCCACGGGCTGGCATGTAGTCCAGGTGTCCCGCCGGGTCCTCTGCCGTGGAGAGCCGCGGCAGCAGGTCTACGAAGATCTCCGACAGCGTCTCGAGGATCTCCTGGTTGTAATCGTTCGACAGCATGGTCGTCCGGTCGTCGTTGACGCTCCATGGGGCGTTGAAGAGGCCGGAGGCAGTTGTTTGATCCTGCAGCGGGAAGTACGACCAGAACTGACCGACCGTCCGGTTGCCGAGGCTTCGCGGCAGGGCGACGGTCACCTTTATCTGCTGCCGGGAGACGGCTTCCCCGACCTCCTTGCGGGCCTCCGCTGACGGCGAGTGCATCCGGCCCTCGACGAGCCACTCGTCGCCCGAGCCGTCGGGTCGCTCGATCTTGAAGTTCCCCGCCCCAAGGTCCCTCGAGACGTGGCTCGTGGTGAAGCCCCCCTCACCGAGGACGCGCAGTCTCACCTCGCGCACAGCACTGACGAAGAGCAGGAACTCGGAACGGAACTCCTGGATCTCCTTCTCGAGCCGCTGGATGTCGGTCACCCGCGGGAGCTTGACGACCGTCGACGCCCATGTAGCGAGGTCAGCCAGCACCGGGTCGCGATCGAACTCTGCGGCAGCATCGATGAGAGTTGCCGTCCGAAGTACGGGCAGGCGGCGAGCCGCGGGGGCTATGCGACGCAGGGCAGCCTTGGCCTCCGCTGAGTTGAACTCGAAGGAGACCGAGCGACTGAAGACCTGAGGGGCATCGGTGACCGCGAGGACGGACTTGAAGCCGAGGCCAAACCTGCCGATCTCATCGCCCCGTTTGCCACTGAGGTAGGCCATCGTGACAGCGGTGATGCCCGACTTCGAGAAAGGCCGACCCGAGTTCGCGCAGTACAGGGTCGCGGTTCGTGGGTCGAGCACAATTTCGACGCGGGCCTCATCGGCCAGGTCGGTCGCGCCTGCAAGCGCGTCCGCAGCGTTCTGCACGAGCTCCAGCAGCGTTCGATGGGCATAACCCCCCGTTCTGATGGACTCCTCGTGATTGGCCTGCTCCTCGATCAGCCGCGGCTGTTGCTCACAGGCGGCGATCTGTGCAGCAAACTGGTTTTGCACCTCCCGTACCAGCTCAACGTCGGGCTTCCACGGGTCCTTACTCACTGACATGGCCATCACAGCGGGTTGCCGATGCTCGCTACGACGCATGCAGCATCAAGGATTGGCGAGACCTCTTCGTGGCGCCAGGTGCTTACTACCGTACTCTCCGTCACCCGTGCAGACTACGTGTGCAGAGGGCAGTTGTGGCGACGCAGCGCGGAAGTCAGGCTCTACCGGCGACACCACGGCGATGTTCGCCCTGAGTCCACCAGCGGAACCGGCAGCCGGGCGATGAACCCAACCCTTGTCGACCCGGTGGAACTCCTCGGACGCGCGTCGCCGGACGCGACAGACCCGCCAGCAGGTGCGGCGACCAGGATCGCCGGCCCGACACATCTAATACATCCAGCATGGGGCTGGGAACTGCCGGAACAGACCACCTAGCCCTAGCCCGGGGCTTTCACGGCGGAGCGGCGTGAGCGAGTGTTGATCAACTGAAAAGTGCTCCTGACCAGCGAGGATGGGTCTTGTCGAGGGACCTGTCCGAGCCGTTCAAGGAGCACCTTCCAGGTGAACAAGCGTAGCCGTTTCTATCCCCGCCTCACGGTCGACACGGCCGACGTACCAGCGGTCGGTCAGGCCGGTGGCGTCCTGCTGACCGAGACCGTCCGGGCCAGCGGCCTGGCCTCGGCGATGGCGGCGGCGCTGTCTCCGTGGCGCAAGCCGCTGGCGATCCACGACCCCGGCAAGGTCATCCTCGACCTCGCAGTCACCCTTGCGTTGGGCGGGGACTGCCTGGCCGACATCGCGCTGCTGCGCGCCGAACCTCGGGTCTACGGCCCGGCGGCCTCTGATCCGACGGTCTCCCGGTGCATCGACGCTTTGGCCACCGATGCACCCGCGGCGCTGAAGGCGATCAACATCGCCCGCGCTGCTGCGCGGGCTGCGGTGTGGGGGCTGGCCGGGGAGCACGCCCCCGGCCACGCCGCCGACGCCTCCGCGCCGCTGATCATCGACATCGACGCCACCCTGGTCACCTCGCACTCGGAGAAGGAGCAGGCCGCCCCGACGTTCAAGCGCGGGTTCGGCCACCACCCGCTGTGCTCGTTCGTCGACCACGGCCACGAGGGCAGCGGGGAACCCCTATCGGTGCTGCTGCGGGCCGGCAACGCCGGCTCCAACACCGCCGCCGACCACATCACCGTGGCCCGCCAGGCACTGGCGCAGCTGCCCGGGCACCGGCCCGGCACCCGGCCCGGCCGGAAGGTGCTGATCCGCACCGACGGGGCCGGAGCGAGCCACAAGTTCCTGACCTGGCTGCACGGGCAGCGGTTGTCCTACTCGATCGGCTTCGGGCTGCCGGCGAACACCGCCGAGCTGCTCAAGCTGCTCCCCGAGCAGGTGTGGACGTCGGCCTACGACGCGAACGACGCCATCCGCGAGGGTGCCTGGGTCGCCGAACTCACCGGCCTGCTGGACCTCACAGGCTGGCCGCCGGGGATGAGGGTGATCGCCCGCAAAGAGCGCCCGCACCCGGGCGCGCAGCTGCGGATCACCGACGCCGACGGGCTGCGGGTCACCGCGTTCGCCACCAACAGCACCCGCGGGCAGCTGCCCGCACTCGAGCTGCGGCACCGCCGCAGGGCCCGCGCCGAGGACCGCATCCGCTGCGCCAAGGACACCGGGCTGACCAACCTGCCGCTGCACGACTTCGACCAGAACCAGATCTGGTGCGCCATCGTCGCGCTGGCCTGTGAGCTCACCGCCTGGATGCAGATGCTCGCCCTCGTCGACCACCCCGCCCGACGCTGGGAGCCAAAACGGCTGCGCACCAGGCTGTTCACCGTCCCGGCCACCCTGGCCCGCACCGGACGGCGCCGGCTACTGCACCTGGCCGAACACCACCCCTGGGCCGCCGTCGTCCACGACGCCGTTATCCGGCTACGCGACCTCCTCGGCGGACCGGTAGCCGCTCCCGGCTGACCCCCGCGTCTTCGTCCCGACGACCTGCACCACCCCGGACCGTGGAACCGGCGCCCACCCGAGCGACCTCGGCCGAACCGTCACACCCCACTGCCAGAATCACCCACCGGCGGCCCACCGAGTCCCGTCCCGATGATCACCGGCGAGACGACGAAAGATCCGGGCTAGGGAGGCTCAGGACGTCAATTGCTCCGCTACAAACCATTCCCGTCGCCTGCTTGCCACGTATTGCACCTGCAATCTTCAGCGATGCCAGCCCGCTCCATCGGCAGCCGTCGCGATGGCTCCCGTTTTGTGTGGCAGTAGCGCTACGACGCCAGCCGGGCGGCAACCACGTGCGCCACGGCTCGAGCCAGCGGTGGCGGGACGGCGTTCCCGATCTGGCGAGCGATCTCCGCTTTGGTGCCGCACCAAAGGTGGCGGTCGTCGAAACCCTGGACGACCGCGGCCTCGGCATGGGTGAGCGCACGGTTGACTTGGTCGCCGCCGTTCTCCCACTGCGGGTGGAGGAAGCGCCCCTTCTCGGGCCGGAAGAACTCCGTGCGGATCGTCACGGCGGGCTCATCCCACTGCAGCCGGCCGAGGACGTCGCCTGCTCCTCTCGTGTGCCGGCGCCAGCAGGGGTACTGGAGTTCATCGGGCAGATCGAACCGACCCTTGCCAGGAGCGATGTGCGCGTATCGAACCTCGGAGATGAGGTCGTAGTTCCGCGTGATGTGCAGGTCCCGAAGTTTGAACGTCCCCGGGATGTCGTGTCCCTGGAACTCGACGAGACTCTCTGGGAGCCACGTCTCGCGGACCTCCGGCTCGAGGACGACCGGCCCCTCGAGAAACGCCTCCCTGAGACCAACCCACCGGTCCAGGTCACCGCCCGGTGTCTTGGCGTGCGTCTGCCGGGGCTCGTCGACCGGGCCGACCCGCGACCCGACGACGATGGTGCGGATGCGCTTTTGCGGGGTGCCGTAGTCGGCAGCATTCAGCCGGAAGACCTGGGTGTCGAAGTCGGCAAGCTCACCGTCCTCACTCGCCGTCTGTCGGAGCAGCTGGAACTCGGGGGTCTTGGCGAACCGGTCGACATTCTCGAAGACGAACATCCGCGCGTCGGACTCGCGGACGACACGTACGAATTCGCGCCACAACTGGTTGCGCGCGTCCGCCGGGTCCCGCCGGCCAAGCGCGGAGAAGCCCTGGCAGGGCGGCCCCCCGACGACGAGGTCGGCGCGCGGGACATCGGTGTAGCCGGCGATGTCCCCTGCGAATATGTGACGGCCATCCACATCGAAGTTGGCTGCGTAGGTTGCCGCTGCCGTGCGGTCGATCTCCACGGCGCCGACGCCAATGAAATTGCCCTCGCCGAGGAAACCCCGAGTCATCCCCCCGCAGCCGGCGAACAGATCGAGCAATGTGAACCGGCTTTCCCGCACGACCTCAAGCTAGCCGGCACCACCGACAGTTACTGACTACGACGCGCCGCAAATGATCGGCATCACGTACGACTCGCGGTCTCCAGCGCAGCAAGGACCCTCGCAAGAGCGTCCTCAGGCACCTCGTGCTCCCATACCTCGACGAGGGTCCAACCGACGTCCTCCAGGTGCGCGCGCGTCGCCTTGTCCCGAGCCTTGTTGGCCTCGATCTTCTGGCGCCACCATGTGGCGTTCGCGGCCGGCCAGGTCGCGTGTATCGGACAGCCGTGCCAGAAGCAGCCGTGGACGTTGACCCCTACGCGAATTCGCGTAAACGCGATGTCCAGCTTCCTGCGGGCCAGTCCGGGCACCGGCCAACCCACGCGATAGCGCTTGCCCCGGGCATGCAGCAGGCGCCTCAACGCCATCTCGGGCGCGGTGTCCTGTCGAGCCTGCCCCCTCAT encodes the following:
- a CDS encoding DNA cytosine methyltransferase, whose amino-acid sequence is MRESRFTLLDLFAGCGGMTRGFLGEGNFIGVGAVEIDRTAAATYAANFDVDGRHIFAGDIAGYTDVPRADLVVGGPPCQGFSALGRRDPADARNQLWREFVRVVRESDARMFVFENVDRFAKTPEFQLLRQTASEDGELADFDTQVFRLNAADYGTPQKRIRTIVVGSRVGPVDEPRQTHAKTPGGDLDRWVGLREAFLEGPVVLEPEVRETWLPESLVEFQGHDIPGTFKLRDLHITRNYDLISEVRYAHIAPGKGRFDLPDELQYPCWRRHTRGAGDVLGRLQWDEPAVTIRTEFFRPEKGRFLHPQWENGGDQVNRALTHAEAAVVQGFDDRHLWCGTKAEIARQIGNAVPPPLARAVAHVVAARLAS
- a CDS encoding very short patch repair endonuclease; the encoded protein is MAARMRGQARQDTAPEMALRRLLHARGKRYRVGWPVPGLARRKLDIAFTRIRVGVNVHGCFWHGCPIHATWPAANATWWRQKIEANKARDKATRAHLEDVGWTLVEVWEHEVPEDALARVLAALETASRT
- a CDS encoding IS1380 family transposase, which gives rise to MNKRSRFYPRLTVDTADVPAVGQAGGVLLTETVRASGLASAMAAALSPWRKPLAIHDPGKVILDLAVTLALGGDCLADIALLRAEPRVYGPAASDPTVSRCIDALATDAPAALKAINIARAAARAAVWGLAGEHAPGHAADASAPLIIDIDATLVTSHSEKEQAAPTFKRGFGHHPLCSFVDHGHEGSGEPLSVLLRAGNAGSNTAADHITVARQALAQLPGHRPGTRPGRKVLIRTDGAGASHKFLTWLHGQRLSYSIGFGLPANTAELLKLLPEQVWTSAYDANDAIREGAWVAELTGLLDLTGWPPGMRVIARKERPHPGAQLRITDADGLRVTAFATNSTRGQLPALELRHRRRARAEDRIRCAKDTGLTNLPLHDFDQNQIWCAIVALACELTAWMQMLALVDHPARRWEPKRLRTRLFTVPATLARTGRRRLLHLAEHHPWAAVVHDAVIRLRDLLGGPVAAPG